A segment of the Bos javanicus breed banteng chromosome 22, ARS-OSU_banteng_1.0, whole genome shotgun sequence genome:
atattaaaaagcagagacatcactttggcaaccaaggtctgtctagtcaaagctctggtttttccagtagtggatgtgaaagttggactataaggaaagccgagtgccaaagaatcgatgcttttgaactgtggtgatggaaaagactcttgagagtctcttggactgcgaggagatccaaccagtccatcctaaaggaaatcagtcctgaatattcattggaaggattgatgctgaagctgaaagtctaatactttggccacctgatgcgaagagctgactcactggaaaagaccctgatgctgggaaagattgaatgctggaggagaaggggacgacagaggatgagatggttggatggcatcacccactcgatggacatgagtctgagtaagctccaggagttggcgatagacagggaggcctggcgtgctgcagtccatgaggttgcaaagagtcagacacgactgagcgactaaactgaactgagggatcaCAAACCCATAAACAGTGAGGCTCACTTGTTCAAGTGGAGGATGTGCAGGGCACACTGGGCCGTGCCCAGCAGAACAAAGTCCTCTGTCACCTCGAGGGCTGTGGGCTGCTCCACCAAGGGCAGTGAAGCCCGCAACCTCCCATTCACTGAGTACAGGTGCAAGGAGTAGGTGACCTGGAGGAAGCAGGACGTGTTAGCAAGGACAGAATCCCAACTACCCCTATCTTGGCTGGGCGCCCCTTTCCCATACCTGAGCCCCCAGACGCTCCCGCGCTGAGCTCTGCACCACAATCTGGCCCTCAGACCCCAGCACCAGGTGGGACACAGGTCCAGGCAACGTGCTTCCTGGAGGGCTGAGTGTGGCCACAAACTGGCCACGGCGCACCGTGTGGATGATCACAGTTCCGTCCTGCAGGAAGGCAGCTTAGGGTGCTGGGCACAGGCATCTGGCTCCAGGGGCAGGGCCCAGCAAACAGCCTCCCCTGGGCACAGGCAGACACACACCTCCGATCCGGACACCGCCATGTCAAGTTCAGTGCTGATGGCCACACAGCTCACGGCAGCCTCATGCCCATACAGGATCTGCACGGGCTTTGATGCCAGCCCCATTGAGAGACCATTCTGTGGGGAACACCAGGGCTGGCTCAGGACTGAGGCACCCCACCACCTTGGCCCCAGAGTGAGAAGGCTAAAAGCTCAGAAAAGTGAAGGTCTGATCCAAAGTTAGACAGTTGGAGCCCCAGACTCACTCACGGTAGTAGTAGGAAGGGGAAGAGAGCAGGGTAGGACTGGAGGCCCACTAGAGGGGCAGATGGGCCGCAGATCTGGACCAAGGGGGCCCACGGGGCTGCCACCCAGCACACCTGCTGCATGAGCCGCCACACCATGCATGTGGTGTCTCGGGAGCCTGAGATGAGGTAGATGCCACAGGTGTCCAGCGCAAGGCAGGTTACTACATCTGcacaggagaggggaggaaacGGGAcgggaaagagagaggggaggggagaagagggaaaatAGAGCAGTTACCCCTCCCTGGCCAGCTCCGGAGCCCTGCTCCCACCCGCATAACCTGAGCTCCCAGGCAGCACCTACCAAGGTGGCAGCGGAGCTGGCTGAGCAGCCTGCCCCGGGGCAGCGCAGTCACTCGCAGGCTGCCATCCCAGTGGCCACCACTGAACAGCAGCTTTCCGTCCGGGGACACTGCCAGGGCTTGCCCACTCACACCACTGCCTGGAACCCACGGGCCGCTCAGGAGTCGCTGCATCCTGACCCAGTGAGGAGGACCACAGGTGAGGCCAGGCTACACAGGAGACCCTCGCCTTCAGAGACCTTGGCCAGAGCATTTAGAGCCCACCCTGGCCCACAACCCTCTGTCCTACTTGGGGTTGCCCATGGTGGGGtctttgctgaagctgaagtagTTGCTTATGTTTCGGTCATAGGGCAGCCAGCTGTGGGTCCCCAGCAGCCCACTGGCACTCACGGTCACCTGGGCGAGAGAGGACAGAGGTGGGTTGGGGCAGAGTCGGGGGTGGAGCTGAGGTGGGGCCCGGCCCGGTGCACTTACCAACAGGTCTGCGGAGCCCTGGGTGATGAAGGAGTGGGGTTGCCGGTGGGGAACCAGGGCCAGCACCAGGGGCACGCCATCGCTGATGACCTGCGGGGGCAGGGCGGGACTAGCTACCCGAGCAGCCGGCTAGAGCCCCCACCATGCTACCTGCTTCTTGGCCCTCAGCCCCGGGGCATCACGTGACAGGCAGAGGTCACTCTGAGAGACATGCAGAGAGCAGTGGGCCTTCAGGGCATCTCAGGAAGTGAGAGACCAGATGGACAAGGAAGACCCTTCAAGCTTGGTTTCAACCTCGGTCATCCCACCCCACGACTCCACATCTCCGAGTCGGCTAGCGTGAGGAGAGGAGAGCCTGAACACCTTGGAGCTGGGGGCCTTCTGGGATGCAGGCAGGAAGGTGAGGAGAGTATTGAGGCCAGACTCCCTCCTTCTGTTCTCCCTAAGGATGACCAGGGGAGTCAACCTGGCCTGACCCTCCCTCATGAAGATGGCACCCAACCCTCAGTGATGTTTACCTCATATTTCCTCTTATTTCCTCGATATTTACCTCTTATTTCTAAGATGTCTTAATATCAGGGACTTTGATTTAGGTTTTCCATCTCCAAGAGATTGGCAAGGACCGTGGAATTAAATGAACTTCACTGGGTAGGTAGTTGAGACCCTGCTTCCTCTCACCTCTGCAAAGAAGGCCTTTAGCTGGCCCAGGTGCTGGAAGATGCTAGGTGAGTTAGTGTCCAGACGTGCAAGGCGCTGGGCTGCTTCCTCCACGGAAAGCCGAGCTGGATGGGGCTCCTGTGGGCAAGGAACCATTCAGCACCGCGGCCAGGGCCTCCCTGACCACGGTCTTCCCAGCCGGCCTTACCTTCAGCAGCTGACAGGGTGTCTGCCCGAAGTTGCTGATGATGCCCTCCAGTGCCTTCCGCTCCCGCTCATCTGCCACCTGGTCCAGGTCCACAGCCCCTGAGCATCGGCAGGTtagggggggggggtggggcgggggcgggcagtCAGGACTCCTTCTGTGCCCCCTGCACGCCCCATCCTCTGCACCCCAACCCTCACCGGCGTCCAGGGCACCGCTCACCCTCGTAAGTGCAGTAATAGAAGACATTGAGGGCCTCCTCTGCAGCTGGCCCCCGCTGCTTGTAGCCAAAGATGAGGTCGATCCACTCATGCAGGTGGGCAGATACATACTCTGACTCCTAGGGGCAGGGAGGTGGCCGTCAGTCCAGGAACAATGGACCCTCCGCCTCGGCCCTCCCCTCTGGCCACCTGCCGGTATCTGTGCGCACATCTCACCAGTGCCCGGCGGTGCTGCTGGATGAAGTCCTCAGGAGAGCTGGCCCATGGGGGCAGTACCACATCACCCACCTTCTCGTTGGTCAGCTGGAGGCAGCCCAGGTCAAAGCCTGGCACAGAAGGCTGGGTCAGCTGTCTCGCTGTGCCTTCTTCACCAGCTCCCCGGCCACCCTCCATCTTCATGCCTCCCGCCCCCACCCAGCGCCTACCGTTCTGGTTCTCCAGGAAATCGGGGAAGTAGAAGAACTCTGGGATGAGCTCCTTCACATCAGCGGGGCTCTCCAGGCGGGCCTGCCAGGCTGCTGCCACTGAGTGGAACTGCCGGTCCGAGCAGTCGAAGCTGGGGAGGGGCACGGGCCAAAGTGAGGCAGTGAGAAGGGAGACAGGGAATGAAAAGGTGCAGCCCTGGACAAGCAGGGAGCCAGCCTGTCCAGGATGCCTGGAAGACCCACCCTTCCCTCATCCACCCTGCCCACCGCCCCACACCATCTGCCTGCCCCTCCACACCGGCCACTCTGCAGCTGGACGTGCAGGGAGGTGAATGGTTCCACGCGGATGAGGTAGTGCATCACGCCCGCCGCATTGGAATAGTGGGTGCCATAATGGAACTTGTCGATGGTGCCCGCTGGGTCCTCGAAGCTCTCATACCTAGAACCACGGTTGGAGGGAATCAGTGGAAGCCCTCCCTGGTCCACCCCAGCCCCGAGCCCAGCCTTGCTCATGCACTCACTTCTCCTTCACAAGCTGGGCGTGCTTGGGGTTCACCACACCAATGGGCTTGGACAGGTCCCGGAAGACGGCTGGGTTGCTGAGGTCCAAGGTTGGGGACACGTAGTCCTGTAGGACCCAGGGGAACTGGCCGCCCACCCGGGCAGGAGCTGCATGAGGGTCCTGATGGCCTACATGGCCAGCCTGCCCTGCCCGCACCCTCACCCTCAGGAAGATGGGTGGAGCCCACAGGTGGGGGTGCACCATGGGGAGCAGGAGGGATTGTCTGAGACAGGATTTCCTTCAAGAACAGAggccaggaggggaagggagtggggCTGGGTGTGCGTGGGGGGCTGAGCCGAGAACAGAGGCCAGGCCTCAGGCAGCACCTGCCCAGGACTGAGCTCAGGGCTTGGCCCTCTATCAGTACCCACACTTGGGTGGACCAGGGCTGGCGGAGCAGAGGGTGGGTGGAGGGGTAGCAGGCCCTTACCACAGGGTACTGAGACAAGTCATTGTAGGTCCGCCCCGCAATGGTGTTGAGCTGCATCAGGTACTCAAAGTTGGAGATCTCTCGCTGCACCCATTTCTGGGGGGGCAAGGATACGAGGTGAGCCGGTGGGCTGCCAGCACTCTCCCCAGTGGCGGGGCTCTGACCTCACCTGACCCCCACCCTCCAGGGCTCTCACCTGCGTAAGACCTGAGGCGCGCAGCATCTCCTGGGGAGAGCGGCTACTTAGGTAGCCTTGGGTAGGGGGTCGCAGACGCAGGAGCCAGGAGTACACCTGGTTCCGCACCTGGGTGTGGGGTGGAATGAGGGAGGGCTGGGGCCTGGGCACGGGGGAAGGGGATGAGGCTGCGGCCCCGCCCGTCTTGCATGGGAAGTTGAGGAAGTAGTTGGCCTGATCAATGAAGAAGAGCTCAAGAGCTGAGCGGCGCAAGTTGAAACGCCGCAGGTGGACCTCTCGCAGCTGGGCCAGTGGGCGCCGGAAGTCATGGCCGATGCCTGTAGGGATGGAGAGCAGGTGCTGGAGCTACCCGCCCCAGCCCCACGAGACCCCAGCCCCCATCCCTGCCGGCCCTCCAGCCCGCTCCAGCAGAACACACCCTCCTCAGTTTCGACCCGCTCGGCACTGCCATCGTAGAAATACACGTGCTGCGTGGTGACCTCCAGCAGCCCTGGGACCACAGCCACCACGGTGACCAGTTGGCACTCAGCTGACAGCACCAGATTCTCATGCTGCTCATCCAGCTCTGCGGCCTCCAACCTGGGGGCCAGCACCCACTTTAGGTACTAGGCTCTGGGACCCCCATTCCCAACCAACCCAAGGACCACACTCTCAAAGTACCACTAAGTTAGGAGGCATGCTGCTCATGATCCcataggaggaggaggagctgcccATGGTCCAGACTGGCCCCAGTCCATGCCCTGAAACCTGGGCTTCTAAAGTTCCTGCCAGGACACCAACCCCTGTCCCCAGCCTCCCCTCACTCAGCACCTGCCCACTCCCATGGGTGCACATCCTGGTCTGGCTTCTCAGTCCTGCTCTGGGGTGCCTGGCCATCAAACAGCAACTCTCCATCCTCTTACAGATCTGCCTAACCCTTCCACCTGACTTTGGACTGTCCCTTCAGGGTGGTTAGCCCCACAGCAGGAGGGCAAGTACACTGAGAAGTCCTCTGCCACTGGCAGGCACACATTGGACAGGCCCCCTTGCCCTGGGCAGCTCTTTCCCAGCCCCACTCACGGGGTCTCCAGTGCAGCCAGCTCGTCCTCGCCCAGCTGGTCTTCCTGTAGCTCCTCAGGTAGGCTGCTGACTTTGGCCTCTTTGGTCACAGCGAGAGGCAGTGAGGCCTCCTCGGTGGGTGTCAGGGGGGCCTCACCTGCAATGGGCCCAAGGGTGCTCAGCCAGAGCTGGACAAGACAGGGCTATGAGGTTGGGTGGACACAGCTCGGCACACCCTCTCACCCAGGTTGTCGCGTAGGGCACTGGCCTCCAGGTGAGGGTTGAAGTGATGGTTGGGCACCAGCTTCAGACGCATGCGCGAGTAGGTCTCAGCACTGGAGAGCTTCCAGTGGGGGGTGGGCGGATCCCTACAGATATGACCCCACTTACGGTCATGAGTGGGAAGCAGCGGGTTGCAGACccctctgccttcctcccagGCTTCTCCTCAAAGACActctcctggcccctccctcccAAGACCCACCCACCCAACGAGACTCCTCCCAAAGCCCCGCCCACCTCAGGGCCCAGGCCCCACAGGGGCTGGCTAGCTGGCGCCACAGCGCCCCCCAGTGCAGCAGGGCAGTGGAGTGCTGCGCTGCCTGCTGCTTCAGCGCCGCCGCGTATCGCAGCCCCTCGAAGCGCGCCCGCCTCTGCACAGGGTCCAGCACCAGCTcctgcggggtgggggtggaggaacaGGTGAGGCCCGCTGGGTGCTTCcagctcctccctctcctctcagtCCCAGCAGCCGTCCTCTGGGTCCACAGAGGGCCCAAGTGTGGAGCTGCTCCCGGCCCCCAGGGCAGGTCGCACACCTGGAAGGCCCGACGGCTGCGCGCGCGCTCCCGCTGGCGCCGCTGCCCACTGCTCATGAGCATGTCGTAGCAGGCGTTCCAGAAGCCCGACATGAGGTCGTGACTCTTAGCGTAGGTGTCCATTTCGAACTGTGACATGGTGGGCTGCACCTGGAGGACCGGACAGGGAGAGGCGACCGCGCTCGATGcgggcccccagcccccactaCTTTGCCCGTGCCCCTGGCCCCAGGCACCTGCTTGTCAATGAAGTGACGCCATTCGGGGGTGGCACAGAAGGCCTGGAAGTCCTCGAAGAAGGTGGGGCTCCCGTTGGTGGGCGGCAGGGAAGGCAGGCCCCACTGTAGCCCCAGTGGGCCGTAGGCGCGGTCCAGCAGCGTGCGCACCAGCGGCACCAACCACGAGCAGCGCTCTGCAGCAGCGGCGGCGACTGGGGGCTCCCCGTTCTCGGTGGGGGTCTCTGATGGGGAGGTGTTCAGCGCCCGCGCCAGCGCCGCCTCCAGCTTGGAGAGCACGTAGCAAGCCTCCTCTCGGCGCATGGGCACTGCGGTCTGCAGCAGCGCGTGCAGCTTCACGTAGGCTTGGGCGTGCAGCTGCGGACGGAAGAGTGGGGGTGTCACCAGCTACTCCCCGAGCTCCCTAGATCCGCTGCGCACCCTCCCCCCACAGCCGCCCTGCGCTCACCTGCGGGTCCTCCAGCAGGATGTAGCCGAGCACCAGGCGCAGGCCGATCTGCGCCATCTCTCGGAGGTCCGCTGTGCCGTTGGCCAGGTGTGGCCAGGCTCCCAGGCGATCCAGCAGGCTACACACTCCTTCGAACAGCTGCCGCACACCATACATTCCAGGTGGCCATCACCAGATGAGGCCAGAAGCCCGTGAGGAGAGAGGGAAGTAAGGTTTGGGCTGGGGGCCAGAGAGGGTTTCCACATACAGATAGACCTCTGCTCACAGATACCAGAGCTGAGGTCCCCATGATTGCACATGTATACTCAGCCACTCTGCAGACCAAGAGCCCTCGGGGCATGTGAACACAGTGCTCCTGCCCCGAGCTGCCATACCTTCTCACTCCACAGCTCCTGGTTACCATGGCCCTCGGCACACAGGAAGTCCTGCAGCAGACGCAGCAGCCAAAGCGCCTGCTGGGTGAGGCTGGCCAGGACCCCAGGGGGGGCCTCTTTGATGTCGGTCAGGGCTGACTCCAGCATCATCTCCAGGAGGCTGGAGGGGAATGAGGGACTCTGGTGTCTACCTGACTGCCTTCTGGGCCCCCAGGCTTCCCCACAGCCCTGCTCCCTCACCTGCGCTTGATGCAGTCTGGTGGGCGCACCAGCGTGGCTGAGGACCCCAGCTGGGTGAGCACGGAGAAGACCTGGCCGCGCTCCCGCCAGGCGGCCTCGTCACTGCCATCCACACCCCGCCACGTCACTGAGAACAGCACGTTGGTGAGCAGGTTACAAAGCTCCTCCTCACAGGTTTGCTGTGGACACAGGGGGTGTGTGGAGtgcaggctggggagggagggaatcaCTGCCCCAGCACCATCCCTGTTCAGCACCTCTGCCCACCCACTAGTAGGCACAGCAGGAGGCTGAGCCTTTGGCCAACGGCCCAGCCAGTGTGCTGCTGAGGGCCTAGACAAACAGTGTGGGACTCGACCACCACCTGAGTTCCAGGGAGGATCCTGGGGTTCCAGGATTCCTAAGAGGAGATGAGGCAGTTCACATAGTTACCTCACAGGCCTCAAGGACTGTCCCAGAACCCTCTGGAATAATGCCATTGAATAAGCAAAGGCCCCTCCCCAGATCCAGAAGCACAAGGCAGGACTCTTAGAGCCATGCTGCTCACCAGCCCTGAAAAGCCCGTGTCCCACAGGCTCTCAAGGGCCTTCCAAAGCCTGGCAAGTGCCCCCAGCTGTCTCAGCACAACTTGCCCTGTTCTGGAATATCCGCCACCCCTCAGAGAACACACTGCAGAGGAAAGTTATGAGGGGGCAGCGCTGGACCTGACCGGCCGTCACAGCCCTGATGTCAAACAGTACCACACCTCTGGAAAAGCTCCACTGGCTGCCCTGGGCCCCCGAGGAGCCCTACCTCAGAGCCCGCCTCACCTGAGGGTTGCTGGTATTGGAGGTGTCATCCCCACTGATGGTGGGctctggcaggctgccgtcctCCAGCACGTTGGAGAGACTGGAGCTGTGGCGGCCCTGGGCCATAGGGAAGGGCCGGGGTCCATCGAGTGGGGATGGTGTgccaggctggctggctggagtGACAGTCCCGCTGCCGCTGCCACCACCGGCAGTATTTCCTGAGCTCACACTGGCCCGCTCCAGGCCCAGCTCAAAGGGGGTGGCGAACGGGGAGAGGGCGTGGTAAAAGGCATCAGGGTCAGGGGCCTCTGGGGGCAGGAAGACGTCTGAAGGCTCAGGCGACTCAGTGGGTGGCTTGTGTGAGGCTGGCTCCGGGGAGgtgggtggctcaggggtaaagggCAGGGGACTGCCGGCTGTGACAGCTTCCAGGACAAACAGCCGGGTCAGCACATCCTGCCAGCCGGCCTGGCGGGCCAGCAGCCGCACTATGTCTGGCTGTCCGTAGATGAGGTGGAAGAGCTGCCAGGCCAGGGCACAGGAAGTGAGGGACTCACTCGACAGCCTGCCCCAGCACCTCCTCAGGGGGCCTTTGCACGGAAGGCCTGCAGAGACCCCTCATCCCAGGCAGGCAAAGCCCTCAGGGTGGAAGCCACCCCACACCCCCAACAAAGCTTTCACTTTCCACTCACCTGACGACAAATGTCCAGGCGGACGCTGAGGTCAGCCTGGAGGGACAGTTGCACCACAGCCAACAGATCAGAGAGGTTCAGGCAATCTGGGAAGATGGCCAGAAAAGGCCTGAGGGACTGACCCCAGAGGGGAACTGTGCCCCGTTGCTGGGTCAGCCTCGGCCCTTGGACCAACACCTTCCTGATTCCCACCTGCCCTGTCTCCTGGATCCATGTCATCCCTctacctggcctgcctcttggcCCCGCCCAGGTTGTACCTGCCCCCAGGAACAGCTTGTAGAGGCCCTGGCAGAGCTGGGGGGAAACGGCGCCGTCTGGCAGGCAGGCAACGAGACCCTGGAGACCACACTCTCGCAGCCGGAGCCGCTGACGGCTGCGCTCAGGTAAGCGCTCATTCTGTTGCAGTCTGCGCAGGATCTGTGTGGGGTCATCATCAAGGGGAAGGAGTTACTGTAGGAGGGTAAGCCACCACACAGGGGTGGGGCTCCAAGAGAGGCCTGCAAAGACAGCTCCACCCACTAGCCCAGGGCCTTCTGCCTATCCCTGGACTCAGGCAGGAGCCCCAGTGAATGAGAATGCAGGGTTCGGGGGGAGCTAGATGTACCTTGCAGACTCGGTCGGGCAGCAAGGGCATGGGCCTCGGCCTCACCAGCAGTGCCAGCAGCACCTCAAGGTTCCCCGGCTCCAGCAGGAAGACAGCCAGAGACTCCTGTGCTGGGGAGCCTTGCAGCAGCGCCAGCAGCAGATCCAGCGCACCCACCACCTGGGGACACAAAGGCTTACGCTAATCGCGCCCAGCCCCAAGGCCCGCAACATGGTCCACGCTCCACCCCTCATCCAGGCTTCACCTCTGCCAACCTCTAGCCTACCTGGCCATCATCACCCAAGGCCGCCAGAAAGTTTAGCACCACCTGCAGGTCATCAGCGGTAGAGCTCCGCACCAGAAACTCCCGGGCCAGGCCCAGGAGTGACGTCTGCACTGTGCGCAGGTCGTCGGCGGGTAGGGGGCGCTCGCGCTGCGGACTGGGCAGGTCCCAGCAGAGAGGTCACCCAGGGCCAGGGAAACCACCAGGACATGGAAGGGAGGCGAAAACACGGAGGGCCGGCAGGTGAGCTGCGGGGCTGAACAGACCTGCCCCCAAGGCCCGAGGCTGGAGCATCAGCACCCCACCCCATCTGTACCCACCAGCCTCACCTGTAGTGGACACGCAGGGCATCAAGGATGAACTGGACCCCATACTTCTTCCGCAGCTTCTGTCTGTGCTCACGGACTATGCTAGACACATACTGGATGTGGCCTGAGCGGGCATCAGCAGAGggctcagcccaccaggctgcgctGGGTTCCTTCCATCATCCAGGACAGGGCCATGCCACTgccagacccccacccccaccccgaccagGGGAGGGTCGTCGTCCCCTCAGATCAGCTACAGGGCTGTAGCCTCTGAGAACGTCCACTGCCACCCTGGCTGGCAGCATCTCCTCACCCAAGTCGGCACACCTACCCAGGCGCACAGCGAAGTCGCTGAGGGTCCAGAGGTGAAAGTTGAAGAGCAAGTGCTGGTAGAGCAGGTACAGGAGGGGCCCACTGCCCTCGGCTGCCACCTGCTCCATCAACAGCTGGGCAGACATGAGCACATTCATGTCCATGGCCCAGCTGGGGacctgggtgggggcaggagctGGGGTGAGATGTCAGGCCTTGTCCACCCACTATCAGGCCTCCCAGTTTCCACCCTGCCCTGCACAGGCAGATGGACACAAACATCCTGCCTGCTCCAAACCCTCTGGCGGCTCCCTGCCCTCTGAAGTACAAGCTCCCAGCCTACTGTGCGGGTGTCCTGCCCCAGCCTGTGCTGGTACTTCCCCAGACCCTCTTGGCCCAACCCTGCCCCGCCTTTCAAATGCCACCTCTCCCAGGAGGCCCTCCCTGACTGATGGCATCAGGCACCCCGGCTTGGTCCCTCCAACAGCCCCTTGGTCAGATGAAGGAGTCCCCTCCCCGCCTGCCCCAGCAGGCCTCACCTTGCGCAAGAGGGCCCCGATGATGGCGGGCCCCTGGCAGTGCATCAGGCTCTCCTGATTCACGGGGTGGCCCTGCAGGAAGTTCCGCAGCATCAGCAGAAAGGCAGCCACTGCATTCTTCTCCATTCGCTCCTCTGCCACCACCAGGAAGGGGACAGGTGTGCGTCAAAGGCCTGTCAGGGGCTACAAGACCTCAAGCACTCCAGCCCCCTGCCAGGCCAAGGTCTTCTCTCACCAACACAGGCACCAGGGACACTTTACCTGAGGACTTGCCCAGTGGGAGAAGCAGGCCCTGGGCACTTTGGCCAGAGGTCAGTTCGGGCCCCACAAGGTCATGTGTTTCTGCTGGACCTGCCTCGGCTTCCTGGGGTTGTGCAGCCACTCGCTCCAGCAGGGGCAGCAGGGCACCCATGCCTCCCACGCAGTTCACCACATCCTGTGGGCAGGGGGCCTCCGTGAGGGCAGCACCCCATCAtctcctgccccctccacccTGCAGACCCTCCAACCTGGAATCCTGGGTCTCCTTAAGACCTCCCAGGGCACGGAGCCACTCCAGCCCACCCTGCACACTGCCCGTGCTCACACTTCCTGCACACACTGTCCACGTGGGCACACACCTTCACGTCCCAGGTCTCCACTCTATGGCCCGTAAGGCGGCCATCCAGCCCATGGCCAGGGGACAGGTCC
Coding sequences within it:
- the NBEAL2 gene encoding neurobeachin-like protein 2 isoform X4 encodes the protein MYTLKLLPCWCQACLDPQEFRKWEQRLGGQEVQTGVPGRVKDLGYLQQWLKAFVGAFEKSISLSSLEPRRPEEVGAEVPLLPLDALHVLAEQLDAGDLEQALLLLKLFVILCRNPENVEAGWGRVLAPRVLALLTQLVAELKGPPPPQEDRGPQLENVALHALLLCEGLFDPYQTWRRQHRGEVISAKEKSKYKFPPAALPSEFSAFFRESLRDADRLPSVLLLRLIHLFGAVLAGGKENGQKAVSAGSVQGLLDVVRGWGHRPAQDPRLVPLALEVLVGAVHVLHASRAPPRGPELRALLEGYFRILNTDWPAGPSPDPGEAHVTLRVSMLDAIPMMLACEDRPVLQATFLSNNCFEHLIRLIQNSKLYLQARAPPEGDSDLATWLLTEPDVQKVLDQDTDAIAVHVVRVLTCIMSGSPSAKEVFKERIGYPHLHEVLQSHGPPTHRLLQELLNMAVEGDHSTCPPPPIRNEQPVLVLMRWLPSLPTAELRLFLAQRLWWLCDSCPASRATCVQAGLVGCLLETLSEGVALGARCQEQLLALLQALGHVSLRPLELRRLLRPPPGLDSGPGGAEAGQARHAGAIIRALSGMARHQGPARALRYFDLTPSMAGIMVPPVQRWPGPGFTFHAWLCLHPMAGAPAPAPTPTRPLQRKQLYSFFTSSGSGFEAFFTAAGTLVVAVCTRKEYLTMSLPEVSFADSAWHCVAIVHVPGRRPFSQNLVHVYKDGHLVKTAPLRCPSLSEPFSSCCIGSAGHRTTTTTTGLPAPPGPAALAHTHPSLTRSQSVPATTGLGWGSGLVAPLQEGSISSTLAGTQDTRWGSPTSLEGELGAVAIFHEALQAAALRVLCALGPNETAPFKPEGELHELGTKLLLHYSPQACKNNICLDLSPGHGLDGRLTGHRVETWDVKDVVNCVGGMGALLPLLERVAAQPQEAEAGPAETHDLVGPELTSGQSAQGLLLPLGKSSEERMEKNAVAAFLLMLRNFLQGHPVNQESLMHCQGPAIIGALLRKVPSWAMDMNVLMSAQLLMEQVAAEGSGPLLYLLYQHLLFNFHLWTLSDFAVRLGHIQYVSSIVREHRQKLRKKYGVQFILDALRVHYSPQRERPLPADDLRTVQTSLLGLAREFLVRSSTADDLQVVLNFLAALGDDGQVVGALDLLLALLQGSPAQESLAVFLLEPGNLEVLLALLVRPRPMPLLPDRVCKILRRLQQNERLPERSRQRLRLRECGLQGLVACLPDGAVSPQLCQGLYKLFLGADCLNLSDLLAVVQLSLQADLSVRLDICRQLFHLIYGQPDIVRLLARQAGWQDVLTRLFVLEAVTAGSPLPFTPEPPTSPEPASHKPPTESPEPSDVFLPPEAPDPDAFYHALSPFATPFELGLERASVSSGNTAGGGSGSGTVTPASQPGTPSPLDGPRPFPMAQGRHSSSLSNVLEDGSLPEPTISGDDTSNTSNPQQTCEEELCNLLTNVLFSVTWRGVDGSDEAAWRERGQVFSVLTQLGSSATLVRPPDCIKRSLLEMMLESALTDIKEAPPGVLASLTQQALWLLRLLQDFLCAEGHGNQELWSEKLFEGVCSLLDRLGAWPHLANGTADLREMAQIGLRLVLGYILLEDPQLHAQAYVKLHALLQTAVPMRREEACYVLSKLEAALARALNTSPSETPTENGEPPVAAAAAERCSWLVPLVRTLLDRAYGPLGLQWGLPSLPPTNGSPTFFEDFQAFCATPEWRHFIDKQVQPTMSQFEMDTYAKSHDLMSGFWNACYDMLMSSGQRRQRERARSRRAFQELVLDPVQRRARFEGLRYAAALKQQAAQHSTALLHWGALWRQLASPCGAWALRDPPTPHWKLSSAETYSRMRLKLVPNHHFNPHLEASALRDNLGEAPLTPTEEASLPLAVTKEAKVSSLPEELQEDQLGEDELAALETPLEAAELDEQHENLVLSAECQLVTVVAVVPGLLEVTTQHVYFYDGSAERVETEEGIGHDFRRPLAQLREVHLRRFNLRRSALELFFIDQANYFLNFPCKTGGAAASSPSPVPRPQPSLIPPHTQVRNQVYSWLLRLRPPTQGYLSSRSPQEMLRASGLTQKWVQREISNFEYLMQLNTIAGRTYNDLSQYPVFPWVLQDYVSPTLDLSNPAVFRDLSKPIGVVNPKHAQLVKEKYESFEDPAGTIDKFHYGTHYSNAAGVMHYLIRVEPFTSLHVQLQSGRFDCSDRQFHSVAAAWQARLESPADVKELIPEFFYFPDFLENQNGFDLGCLQLTNEKVGDVVLPPWASSPEDFIQQHRRALESEYVSAHLHEWIDLIFGYKQRGPAAEEALNVFYYCTYEGAVDLDQVADERERKALEGIISNFGQTPCQLLKEPHPARLSVEEAAQRLARLDTNSPSIFQHLGQLKAFFAEVISDGVPLVLALVPHRQPHSFITQGSADLLVTVSASGLLGTHSWLPYDRNISNYFSFSKDPTMGNPKMQRLLSGPWVPGSGVSGQALAVSPDGKLLFSGGHWDGSLRVTALPRGRLLSQLRCHLDVVTCLALDTCGIYLISGSRDTTCMVWRLMQQNGLSMGLASKPVQILYGHEAAVSCVAISTELDMAVSGSEDGTVIIHTVRRGQFVATLSPPGSTLPGPVSHLVLGSEGQIVVQSSARERLGAQVTYSLHLYSVNGRLRASLPLVEQPTALEVTEDFVLLGTAQCALHILHLNKLLPAAPPLPMKVPIRSVAVTKERSHVLVGLEDGKLIVVGAGQPSEVRSSQFARKLWRSSSRRISQVSSGETEYNPGEAR